One part of the Tunicatimonas pelagia genome encodes these proteins:
- a CDS encoding LptF/LptG family permease, whose product MKKIDKLVIKSFVGPFFLTFVVVVFILLTQYMLKYFDDFVGKGLGAEVFAELLFYFSINMTPVALPLAVLLSSLMTFGNLGEHFELTAIKGAGISLTRALRPLFVLVSLISVVAFLSNNFVVPKANLKAYSLLYDIKQKKPALDIREGVFYGGIPNFKIKINQKFADGETIKDVIIYDHSEGLGNRNVILADSGKMYTIQNDRYLMLELFKGNRYSETTKMLATASRGGGNSQFVRNNFDTTKMIFDLASFDLQRTKEEYFASHRRMQTMEQLSTSIDSMQYEKVAIKYDAFAGSTNFYNYHLRYDSLMPEGLEEQIVVADMAIDSVDSVENIRQSGLLSMESSAIKAGNLKRQRQEIQESLEEVGTNKTKHEVTEVDTALLAQVESEITESERASIISKALNQSRTIKNTLQINAQKLRRLESEIRKNTYESYKKITQALSCLIMFLIGAPLGSIIKRGGLGVPVLISVCFFIAFYVVTEMSRKWAEDLVMSAELAVWLPNIVLLPFGIVFLIQARLDARLLESDFYRVLIDRLVMRWKNIRQKPAV is encoded by the coding sequence ATGAAGAAGATTGACAAGCTCGTTATCAAGTCGTTTGTTGGGCCTTTCTTTCTCACATTTGTTGTGGTTGTTTTCATTCTGCTTACGCAGTATATGCTGAAGTACTTCGACGATTTTGTGGGAAAAGGACTGGGAGCCGAGGTTTTTGCGGAATTGCTGTTTTACTTTAGCATTAACATGACTCCGGTAGCACTACCACTGGCAGTGTTATTATCTTCGCTAATGACATTCGGTAATTTGGGTGAGCATTTTGAGCTGACCGCTATCAAAGGTGCCGGAATTTCCTTAACCCGAGCGTTGCGTCCGCTCTTTGTGTTGGTGAGCCTAATTTCAGTAGTAGCGTTTCTTTCCAATAATTTTGTAGTGCCGAAGGCCAACCTTAAAGCATACAGCTTACTATACGATATTAAGCAGAAAAAGCCCGCATTGGATATTCGGGAGGGCGTATTCTACGGCGGAATTCCCAATTTCAAGATCAAGATCAATCAGAAGTTTGCTGATGGCGAAACTATTAAAGATGTAATTATCTACGACCACAGCGAGGGGTTAGGCAACCGAAATGTGATTTTGGCGGATTCCGGGAAAATGTACACAATTCAGAATGATCGCTACCTGATGCTGGAGTTGTTTAAGGGGAATCGTTATTCGGAGACGACTAAAATGTTAGCTACCGCAAGTCGGGGCGGAGGTAACTCCCAATTTGTTCGCAATAATTTTGATACTACCAAAATGATTTTTGATCTGGCGAGCTTCGATCTTCAACGAACAAAAGAAGAGTACTTTGCGTCTCATCGCCGTATGCAAACTATGGAGCAATTATCTACTTCAATAGATTCTATGCAATACGAAAAAGTAGCGATCAAGTACGATGCCTTTGCTGGGTCTACGAATTTTTATAACTATCACTTACGCTATGATTCTCTCATGCCCGAGGGGTTAGAAGAACAGATTGTGGTGGCTGATATGGCGATTGATTCGGTAGATAGCGTAGAAAATATTCGACAAAGTGGCCTGTTAAGTATGGAGTCGAGTGCTATTAAAGCTGGAAACCTCAAGCGGCAACGGCAGGAGATTCAAGAGTCATTGGAAGAGGTAGGGACAAACAAAACAAAGCACGAAGTAACGGAGGTTGATACGGCTTTACTAGCCCAAGTAGAGAGCGAGATTACAGAAAGCGAGAGAGCCAGCATTATTTCTAAAGCACTTAATCAAAGTAGAACAATTAAAAATACGCTGCAAATCAATGCTCAAAAGCTAAGAAGGCTTGAGAGTGAGATTCGTAAGAATACCTACGAAAGCTATAAGAAAATAACCCAGGCGTTGTCCTGCTTAATTATGTTTTTGATTGGTGCTCCATTGGGTTCTATTATTAAACGTGGAGGCTTAGGTGTGCCTGTGCTGATTTCTGTCTGCTTCTTCATTGCTTTCTACGTAGTAACCGAGATGAGTCGGAAATGGGCGGAAGATTTGGTGATGAGTGCCGAATTGGCGGTGTGGCTTCCGAACATAGTGTTGCTTCCGTTCGGTATCGTATTTTTGATTCAAGCCCGTCTGGATGCCCGCCTGCTTGAGAGCGACTTTTACCGGGTTTTGATCGATCGATTGGTCATGCGGTGGAAAAACATTAGACAAAAGCCAGCAGTTTGA
- the rpsO gene encoding 30S ribosomal protein S15 has protein sequence MYLSSEKKQELFGDHSLSKSKSDTGSAESQIALYTYRIAHLTEHLKQNKKDHSSRRGLLKLVGKRKRLLEYLHDRHIERYRAVLADLNLRK, from the coding sequence ATGTACTTAAGTTCTGAAAAAAAGCAAGAGTTATTCGGCGACCATAGTCTTTCTAAATCTAAATCTGACACCGGTTCGGCTGAGTCTCAAATAGCTCTGTACACTTACCGCATTGCTCACCTGACGGAACATCTGAAGCAAAATAAAAAAGACCATTCTTCTCGTCGAGGGCTTCTTAAACTAGTAGGTAAGCGCAAGCGGTTGTTAGAGTATTTACACGATCGACACATTGAGCGTTATCGTGCAGTCTTGGCTGATCTAAATTTACGTAAGTAA